The Gloeobacter violaceus PCC 7421 DNA window TTGCCGGTAGCCGGGTCGGTGAAGCCGCCGGTGCCCTTGCCGCTGGGGTCACCCGTCTGCACCAGGTTGAACCGCTCGGCGCGGGTGATCTTCAGGCCGTTGTAGAAGCCCCGTTGCACCAGATCTAGAAAGTTGCCGGCGGTCACCGGGGCGTTGAAGCCGTCCACCAGGGCCACGAAGGGGCCGCGGTCGGTGGTGAAGCGCACCATCGCCCAGCCCCCCTCCAGTCTGGGCAAATTGCGGTACTCGGCGGGCACCTCGGGCCGGAACTCCTCGAGGAGCGCCAGTTCCAATAAGTCGAGATACCAGAAAGTCCGCCGCGCCTGGAGGGTCGAACCGGTGATGTCCTTTGCCTGAATCTTGTCTTCGAGGGCGCGGATGTTGGCGCGCACCTGGGCAATCGCCTGCACGGCCCGATTGCGCGCATTGGCGGGAACACGGGCGAGGATCTGCGGTTCGTAGCGGTTGAGCAAATCCACCACCCGGGCGGTGCGCTCCTTCGCTTCCAGCCAGCCGCCGTCTTTGAGTGGTTCGGCGATCTGCTCCAGGGCCTTTTCGATCTCCCAGACTTCCGGGCCGGTGTCCGGCAGCGAGCGGCGCAGGGCCACTTCGTCCTCGCGCACCGGATCGCCGCCGCGCAGGCTCTTGATGAGCGTCGCGTCGTCCTGGGTACTGATATCCTGCAGGTTATTGGTCCAGAACACCAGGCCAGTGAGGGCGACGGCCGTCACACCCACCAATCCCAGGGTCAACCACACCGGGGTGAGGTTAAGCTGCTTGCGTTCAGAGGCCGCTTTGACAGGCGGCGGGGCCTGCCAGGCGGCGGCGAATATTTTGTCGAAGCTGGCGCGGTCCACCGAGGCCGGGGCCAGTTCCCGCCGGTAATAGTCATCAAGAATCCGGCGGCGCTCCTCGGGCGGGAGGGCTTGAAACTCCGCGGTCTGGGTAAGTTGCTCCAGTTCGTTGATTTTTTGTTCTACCGCGCTCATCGCTCTACCCCGCTCGGTTGGTCGGGCTGCAAACTCAATCGGCCGTCGCTGTCGCGCACGATGCGCATCGCCGGTTTGGTCGCCGCCGCCGGGCCTTCGGGCTGCGGTGCAGGAGGAGCCGGTTCGGGGGGCCGCAACGCGCCTGAGGCGCCTTCCAGTACCACCATTCCCTTGAGGCGGCCGAGAAAACTGCCGGTGGGCACCTTGAGCAACAGCGGTCCTGCGAGCACCACGGTGGCAAAGAATAGGCCACTTACTAGAGTGATGGTCGGGCCGGAGGACAGGTTGAGGTAGTAGCTCAAGTACAGACCAACGACGCTGGAAGTTACCCCAAGGCCCACGGAGAGGCCCATCATCGTGGCCAGTCGATTGGTCAGCAGATAGGCGGTTGCCGCCGGGATCACCATCAAGGCAATGGTCAGGGCCACCCCGACCGCCTGCATCGATGCGACCACCGTGAGGGCCGTGAGCGCCATCATCGCGTAGTGGAGCGCGCGGGTGGGCAACCCCGCCGCCTCTGCCCACTGCGCGTCGAAGCTCAGCAGCAAGAATTCTTTGTAGAGCGCCCAGACCGCCAGCAGCACCACCGCCGCGATCCCGGCACTGGTAATCAGGTCGGAGGTGTTGATGCCCAGGATGTTGCCGAAAAGGAAGTTGTTGAGGTTGACCTTGCGCTCGGCCTGGATTTTGGTGATGAGCAAGATGCCCAGGCCAAAGAAGGTCGAGAGCACCACGCCCATCGCCGCGTCTTCTTTGATGCGCGTTTTGCCCTGCAGCCAACCGAGGCCCACGGTGGCCAGGATCCCCGAGATGAATCCGCCCACGAAGATGTTGACGTAGAGCAAGAAGGCCACCGCGATTCCCGGCACCACCGAGTTGGAGACCACCAGGCCCAACAGCGAGAGCCGCCGCACCACCAGATAGCTGCCCATCACCGCGCACAGCGAGCCCACCAGGACCGCCGAAATCAAGGCTCTGACCATGAACTCATAGCCGAGCGGTTCGACCAAAAGATTCACAAAGCCCACCAGCGACTGCCACAGTTCCTGCACAGCCTGTCCCTCCTAGACGGCAGCCACCGGCCCCAGGTAGGCCCGGTTGAGATTGGCCTGGGTAAACACATCCTCGCGCGGCCCGTAGGCGACCACCTCACCGCGCAAAATCAGCAGATCGTCGTAGTGGCGCACCACATCCCCCAGGTCATGGTTGACGATAAGGAGCGCACAACCCGCATCGCGCAGTTGCTCGAAAATCCCCAAAATCGACCGCTCGGTGTACTGATCGACACCCGCGAAGGGTTCGTCAAACAAAAACAACCGCGCCTGCTGCACCAGGGCGCGGGCGATGAAGGCCCGCTGCTGCTGGCCGCCCGACAGTTCGCCGATGCGCCGATGGGCCAGATCCGCAAGGCCCACGCGCTCGATGGCCGCCTCTACCCGCTCGCGGTCCGCGCGCGCCGGCCGAGCCAGCCAGCCCATGCGGGGCACGCAGCCCATCGCCACCACCTCGCGCACCAGGGCCGGGAAATCCCAATCGATGCCCGCGCGCTGGGGAATGTAAGCAACCCGCTCGCGCACTTTCTCCAGGGGTTCACCCTCCAACAGCACCGCGCCTGAGCGGCGGGGCACCACGCCCATGATCGCCTTGACCAGTGTCGACTTGCCCGCGCCGTTCGGGCCTACCACCCCTACCAGCCGCCCGGCTTCTACATCGAAACTCACCCGCTCCAGGGCCGGGCGCAGGCCGTAGCTCACGTTGAGATCGCGTACTGACAACATGAAAGTTGAGATTAGTAATACGCAAGGATCGCCAACTACCACGTTACCAGCGATTTCAAAGAGTGAAACAAAAATGAAACAATTGCCCGATCGATCGGGGAGCACCTCGTTGCGAAAGATTGAGCAGTGTTACCCATTGCGCACAACCGGGCGCCGGGGTTTGATGGAGAAAGATTTCATGATCTTTTCATGATCTAACCGGCGTTGTTGGAGGAACAGACGGTGGTGCAGGGCGAAAGGCGTGGACTATGGTTACTTTCTCTGTTGATTGGGTTGCTGTTCGGGGGTTGCGCGGGCGGCCCGGCCCCCGGCGGTGATGCCCAGGATGCCCAGCAGGGCACCGGCAGTCAGTACGAAGCCTTCCTCAGTGGCGACAAGCCGAAGGTGGCCGCCACCAGCACCATCCTGGCGGACATGACCCGCACGGTGGCCGGTGACGGCTACAGCATCTACAGTATTTTGAAGCCCGGCGCCGACCCGCACGTCTACGAGCCCTCACCGGGCGACTCGCGGGTGCTCTCGCGGGCGGACCTGGTGCTCTACAACGGCTTCAACCTGGAGCCGCAACTGGTGAAGCTGATCGGGGCCACGCAGAACCCCGCTCCCAAGGTTCCCGTCGCCGAAGTAGGAGGCATCAAGCCATACAAATTGGAGAAAACGGCGGGCATCGTGGCCGCCGACCCGCACGCCTGGGGTTCGGCGGCCAATGGTGTGCGGTACGTGAGTGCGATCGAGAAGAGTCTGGTTGAAACTTTTCCGAAGGACAAGGAGCGCTTCGAAGCCAACGCCGCGAACTACCGCAAGGACCTCGAAGCCCTCGACGGCTGGATCCGGGAGCAAATCGCCACGATCCCCGAGGCCAACCGCAAACTGGTCAGCTCCCACGACGCCTTTCAGTACTACGGCCGGGCCTACGGCCTGCCGGTGACGGGTTCAATCTTGGGAGTGTCCACCGAGGAGGAGCCGAGTGCGCGCAAGATCGCCCAACTCGTCGAAACCATCCGCAAAGAGCAGGTGCGCGCCGTGTTCATCGAGACTTCCACCGCCCCCGAGCTGTTGCAGTCGCTCGCGCGCGACGCGGGGGTCAAAATCGGCGGCACTCTCTACTCCGATTCGGTCGGGGCGCAAGGGACGGCGGGGGATACTTACATCAAGATGCTCACCGCCAACACCCGCACGATCGTCGAAGCACTGGGCGGCACCTACACCGCTTTCGTCCCCCCCTCTGCCAGTAAGTAGCTCTCTCCCTGACACCTGACAGCCATGCTCACCATCGCCAATCTATCCGTCCGCTACCGCCGCAACCTTGCTCTAAGCGAGGTGAACCTTGCCGTCGAGCCGCGGCGGATCGTGGGGATCATCGGGCCGAACGGCGCCGGCAAATCGACGCTCATCAAGGCCGTACTGGATCTGATCCCCGCCGGGGGTAAAGTCACCCTGGACGGCCGGCCGCTCAGGCAGCAGCTGCACCGCGTCGCCTACGTGCCCCAGCGCACGGCGGTCGATTGGGACTACCCGGCGACGGTCGCGGACGTGGTGATGATGGGCCGCTGCCGCCACATCGGCTGGCTGCGCCGGCCCGGCCGGCCCGACCGTGAAGCGGTGAAATCGGCCCTCGAACGGGTGGGCATGACCGAGTACGCCAACCGCCAGATAGGCGAACTCTCCGGCGGCCAGCAGCAGCGGGTGTTTCTGGCCCGCGCCCTGGCTCAACAGGCGGACTGGTTGTTTCTCGATGAACCGTTTGTGGGGGTGGATCAGACCACCGAGGCGGTGCTGTTTGCGATTTTTAGGCAGCTGCGCGACGAGGGTAAGACGCTGCTAGTGGTCAACCACGACCTGGGCGAGGCGGTGGATCACTACGACGACATTTTGCTGCTACGCAACCGGGTGATAGCCTTCGGTCCCCGCGAAGACGTCTTCACCGAGGCGAACCTGGCGGCAGCCTACGGCGGTCTGCCGGGCCGCTTCGTCTATTCGGGGGGCGGGCGCTAGTGGAAATGGGCTGGCTCGAATGGCTTGCCGAGCCGCTGCGCTACCCGTTCATGCAGCGGGCACTTCTCTCGGCCTTGCTGGTGGGTACCATCTGCGCCATCACCGGCAGCTATCTCATCGTGCGGCGCTTGGCGCTGTTGGGGGATGCGGTGAGCCGGGCGGTGATGCCGGGGCTTGCCATCGCCTTTATCGTGGGCGGCAACATCTTCGTGGGGGCGTTCATCGCCGGGGTGCTCTCCACCGCCCTGATTGGTTACATTCATACCCACTCGAAGATCAAAGAGGACACGGCGATGGGCCTGGTCTTCTCGGGCTTTTTTGCCACCGGCATCATCTTGATCACCAAGATCCAGAGCGAGACAAAAGTCGACTTGATGCACTTTCTGTTCGGCAACATCCTGGGGGTGAGCGAGTCGGACCTGCTCGCCACGGCCGTCATCTCCGCCGCCGTGGTGGCGACCATCCTGCTGTTATTTAAAGAACTGCTCTTCCACAGCTTCGACCCGCTCGGGGCGAAGGCGGCGGGACTGCCGACCGAGGTGTTGCACCTGGTGTTGATGAGCCTGATTGCCCTCACCATCGTCGCCTCGATGCAGTCGGTGGGGGTGGTGCTGGTGATCGCTTTGATGATCGCCCCCGGCGCTACGGCCTATCTGCTCACCCGCCGCCTGCCCTCGATGATGGGCCTCGCGGTGCTTTTGGGGGCCATTGCAAGCCTGGTGGGGTTGTACTTGAGCTATTACCTGGATATCGCCTCCGGTCCGGCGGTGGTCGTGGTCTCGATCGCTTGCTTTGTCCTGGCGTTTTTGTTCAGTCCCCGCCAGGGCCTCCTCACCCGTCTCTGGCAGGACCGCAAAGCCGACTATGCCCAAAAACCGGCGCCGCCTGTGGTCCTCAGGTGAGCCCCTTGGCGCGAAAGGCGTCCAGTTTGAGCGGTTCGCGCAGTTTCTGGGTAAAGAAGACCCGCACCAAAAAAGGAATCTTCTTGCCCTGCCCCAGGTCGGGCAGACTGCCGATGCGGCCCTCCCGGACGATGGTGCCCTCGGCGTCCTCGATGACGCCGTAAAGATTCACCTTGCGCAGTTCCCGAGTGCTCGGGTTGAAGGCCGTGCCCTGGACCTCGTAGCAATTGACCTTGCGCTCGTTGGGGGGCAGGCTGAGCAAAATGTTGGTGTCGCAGGGCGCCACCGCCAGATCGGCGATTTCGATTTTTACCGGCTCGATTTGCAGATCCCGGCAACCGGCCGCGGCGAGCAGGATAGCGGCCGGCCCGACTCGAACCATCCAACCCATAGCTGCCACGGACCTCCCGACTGGCTCGCTCCACCAGGGCGATCCTTCAATCCTACCAGCAACCGTCCGGGCGGAGATCGCCGCTTGCTGAGCCGGGTTGGTCCGTCACCTGCCCGCTCTAGCGCGTCGCCACCTGGCGGGCGCGCAGCCGGCCGTTCAGTAGCGTGATTCGCCAGGTCCACTGCGGCGTCGGGCCGCTTTGCAAAGCCCGCTGCAGGTCGTGCTGGAGGTCCGAGCGCAACCGGCCAAAAGCTTCGCGGTGGTTGAGCAACTCGCGCCAGCAGCGGCCTATCACCTCTTCGGTGCGCAACAGGTCCAGCGGACCGGCGTTGGGCACCTTCAAAAACAACTCCGATCGCAGTTGCTCCAGCAGCTGCTCGCGGCCGTCGCCCGCCCGCCGCGATTGCACCAGGTGAAAAGCCTGCACCGCCAGACTGTCGAGCAACAGACCCATCGGCTCAAGGCTCGCCTGGACCCCGACCGCCACCAGTAGACAATGCCCGCCGTAGCCGCCAATCATCTGCGTCAGGCCGAGGTTGAATAGTTCATGGCCGAAGATGGGCTGGGCTTCGAGCAGTTCGCCGCCCGGCCCAAGCCCGGTGACCACCAGCCGCGGCACCACTCGTGCCTGCCCGCCAATCACCAACGCCGCCTGCAGCCGCTCGAAAGCGGGCAGCCGCTTCTCGGCGACCGGCAGTTTTACCGGATAAATCAAATCAATCGCTTCCACAACAACCAAGGACTTCGGCCAAAGAAACACCAAGGTAGCACGGCCAGGATCAGCCCGACCAACGACCGTAAAGAGCCGTCAAATCCGCCAGACGCTCGCGCATCCAGGGTTCGACCGCCTCGAAGGTGCCGACCCGCCAGTCCCAGTTGCCCTCCGCTACCCCGGGAGTGTTCATGCGCGCCTCGCTGCCCAGACCCAGGACATCCTGCATCGGTAAGATCGACAGATTGCACACCGAGGCAAGGGCGCAGCGCACCAACGCCCAGTGGATTTCCCAGCCGGTATTGAGGTAGAGATAGCGCTCGGTCGCCTCGTGCACCCAGCGCGGCGAGTGGTTGTACCAGCCCACGGTCGTATCGTTGTCGTGGGTGCCGGTGTAGACGATGGAACTGCGCACGTGGTTGTGGGGCAGGTGGATGTTGTTGGCCATGCCGTCGAAGGCAAACTGCAGCACCTTCATGCCGAACAGCCCATAGCGATCCCGCAGTGTTTCGACCTCGTCGGTGAGCACCCCCAGATCCTCCGCCACCACCGGTAGGCTGCCCAGGGCCTTTTCGATCGCATCGAACAGTTGTGGGCCGGGGCCTTTGATCCAGCGGCCGTCGATGGCCGTCGTCCGGCCCGCCTCCACTTCCCAGTACGATGCGAAACCGCGAAAGTGGTCGATGCGCACCAGGTCCACCATGTCGAGCATGCGCTTGATGCGGTTGATCCACCAGGCGTAGCCGTTGCGCTCCATCGCCTCCCAGTCGTAGATGGGGTTGCCCCACAACTGGCCGGTGGCGCTGAAGTAATCGGGCGGCACCCCGGCCACCACCGTCGGATTGCCGCTCTCGTCGAGCTGAAACAGATGCGGGTGCGCCCAGACATCGGCGCTGTCGGCGGCGACATAAATGGGCAGATCCCCCAGGATGCTCACGCCGCGGCCGTTGGCGTACTGTTTGAGGGCACTCCACTGCCGGGAAAATAGATACTGGCTGAACTGGTGATAGAACACCCGGTCGCGCAACTCGCGCGACTGCTGCTTGAGGACCGCCCCCTCGCGCAACGCCAATCCCTGGTCCCACTCCTGCCAGGGCAGAGTGTCGTTGGCTTCTTTGAGCGCCATGAACAGGGCGTAATCGTCGAGCCACCAGCCCTCGCGCTCGCAGTAGGCCCAAAAGAGTTTTTTGTCGCTGTCGCCTTTGGCGGCAAAATTTTCGCAGGCGGTCTCGAGTAAGCGCGTCTTGTAGGCGACGGCCTCCTCGAAGTTGATCTTCGGGTGGTGCCAGCCGGCGGTCGTCTTCAGCTCGTCCGGTGCCAGGTCGTCTTTGTCGATGAGTGCCTGCGCCACCAGATCCTCCGGGTCCACCAGCAGTGGGTTTCCTGCAAAAGCCGAGCAGGACATATAGGGGCAGTTGCCGTAGCCGGTCGGTGCCAGCGGCAAGATCTGCCAGAAGCGCTGGCCGGTGATCGCCATCAGGTCGATAAATTCACGGGCCTCGCTGCCCAAACTGCCGATCCCGTAGGGACCCGGCAGGCTGGTCGGGTGCAGGAGGATTCCACTCGCTCTAGGAAGCAGCAATAGCGTTCTCCGTATCAGCGGCTGTCTTGCCCATCCGTAGCCGTCCTTAGTTTAAAGGATGCCGGTCGATTCCCGACTCGGCCGCCGGATTCAGGCGGGTTGTTGGGTTTGCTCGGTTTCGAGTTCGGCTGCGAAGCGCGCGAGGCTATCCAGCAGAATCGTTTGACCCAGCGCCAGCGGCAGCAGCGAGACCCCTTCGAGCGTGCTTTGTACCCAGCCGTCGCCCCACAGCCAGCGGCTGTAGCCGTCGACGCCGTTCCACAGCACCATCTCCAGGCGGTTGTCGGTCAAGTCGCCGACTTTGTGGCTGAGCTTGACCGGACCGGCATAGGAATCGAATTCGAGCCCCGCATCAATCGCCTTGGGCAGACTGTCGGGGTAGCGCTGGGTCCAGGCCCAGCGGCGCAGCAGCGCAAACTCGGTGAGGCAGCGCTTGAGGACGGCACCGTTTGCCGCCACCTGCACGCGCACGGTCGACTGTTGAAAAGTTCCGAACATGCCTCCATTGTGCACCGAAGCGGGCCGGTAGAATGGCTGGCAGATTCGATTCCGCCATGCGTCTACCCTTGTTGAGCCTGCTGTTGGGGTTCGGCCTACTCTGCACGTCCGCCGGGGCCACCGAGCCGCGGGTCGTCGACAGGCCGATCCTCTTCGGTCCGGCCCGCCGCGCCCTTACCCTCGACTACATCCGCCTTCACTACGATCCCGAAGCCAGGGACATCGCCATTATCCCCCGTATGGTGGTGGTGCACTGGACTGGCGACGGAAACTTGACAAGCGCCTTTGCCACTTTCACTCCCGACCGGCTGCCGTCCGTCCGCGCCGACCTTAAAAAAGGCGGCGCGCTGAACGTCTCGACTCACTTCGTGGTGGATCGCGACGGCACGATTTACCGGCTGATGGACGAAAAGCGCCTGGCCCGCCACGTCATCGGCCTCAACTGGACGGCCATCGGCATCGAAAATATCGGCGGCCCCCGCCGCCCGCTCACCGACGCCCAACTGGCGGCCAACGCCTGGCTGGTGCGGGATCTGGCAAATCGTCACCCGACGATTGCGTATCTGATTGGTCACCACGAGTACGGCCGCTTTCGCGGCAGTCTCCTCTGGCGCGAGCGGGTAGCGGGGTATTTCACCGGCAAAAGCGATCCCGGGGCTGATTTTATGGCCCGTCTGCGCGCCCGGCTACAGGAACTCAAGCTCAAAGACCGGCCCTGATGGGAGTGCCGGGGGGTAGGGCACAGTACCCCAAGTACTCGGATTATTCGCAAATTTCCTGCTCGGGTTCCCAGGACTCGTACTGGCCTGAGTCTGGCACTTCAGAAGCCGTTGGGCTCGCCTCCTCTTCGCACGTCCCGCCCACCCAGTCGTAGTCGGCGACATTGTTGGTGGCGTTGAGCCGCTCGTCGCGCTCCTGCTGCCAGGCCGGATCGTCGTTGTCTTCGAAGACGCTCACACCCTGGTCGCTCGCCTGATAGAAAGAAGCGACATTAT harbors:
- a CDS encoding metal ABC transporter permease, with protein sequence MQELWQSLVGFVNLLVEPLGYEFMVRALISAVLVGSLCAVMGSYLVVRRLSLLGLVVSNSVVPGIAVAFLLYVNIFVGGFISGILATVGLGWLQGKTRIKEDAAMGVVLSTFFGLGILLITKIQAERKVNLNNFLFGNILGINTSDLITSAGIAAVVLLAVWALYKEFLLLSFDAQWAEAAGLPTRALHYAMMALTALTVVASMQAVGVALTIALMVIPAATAYLLTNRLATMMGLSVGLGVTSSVVGLYLSYYLNLSSGPTITLVSGLFFATVVLAGPLLLKVPTGSFLGRLKGMVVLEGASGALRPPEPAPPAPQPEGPAAATKPAMRIVRDSDGRLSLQPDQPSGVER
- a CDS encoding metal ABC transporter permease, which gives rise to MGWLEWLAEPLRYPFMQRALLSALLVGTICAITGSYLIVRRLALLGDAVSRAVMPGLAIAFIVGGNIFVGAFIAGVLSTALIGYIHTHSKIKEDTAMGLVFSGFFATGIILITKIQSETKVDLMHFLFGNILGVSESDLLATAVISAAVVATILLLFKELLFHSFDPLGAKAAGLPTEVLHLVLMSLIALTIVASMQSVGVVLVIALMIAPGATAYLLTRRLPSMMGLAVLLGAIASLVGLYLSYYLDIASGPAVVVVSIACFVLAFLFSPRQGLLTRLWQDRKADYAQKPAPPVVLR
- the malQ gene encoding 4-alpha-glucanotransferase encodes the protein MLLPRASGILLHPTSLPGPYGIGSLGSEAREFIDLMAITGQRFWQILPLAPTGYGNCPYMSCSAFAGNPLLVDPEDLVAQALIDKDDLAPDELKTTAGWHHPKINFEEAVAYKTRLLETACENFAAKGDSDKKLFWAYCEREGWWLDDYALFMALKEANDTLPWQEWDQGLALREGAVLKQQSRELRDRVFYHQFSQYLFSRQWSALKQYANGRGVSILGDLPIYVAADSADVWAHPHLFQLDESGNPTVVAGVPPDYFSATGQLWGNPIYDWEAMERNGYAWWINRIKRMLDMVDLVRIDHFRGFASYWEVEAGRTTAIDGRWIKGPGPQLFDAIEKALGSLPVVAEDLGVLTDEVETLRDRYGLFGMKVLQFAFDGMANNIHLPHNHVRSSIVYTGTHDNDTTVGWYNHSPRWVHEATERYLYLNTGWEIHWALVRCALASVCNLSILPMQDVLGLGSEARMNTPGVAEGNWDWRVGTFEAVEPWMRERLADLTALYGRWSG
- a CDS encoding metal ABC transporter solute-binding protein, Zn/Mn family, which encodes MLEEQTVVQGERRGLWLLSLLIGLLFGGCAGGPAPGGDAQDAQQGTGSQYEAFLSGDKPKVAATSTILADMTRTVAGDGYSIYSILKPGADPHVYEPSPGDSRVLSRADLVLYNGFNLEPQLVKLIGATQNPAPKVPVAEVGGIKPYKLEKTAGIVAADPHAWGSAANGVRYVSAIEKSLVETFPKDKERFEANAANYRKDLEALDGWIREQIATIPEANRKLVSSHDAFQYYGRAYGLPVTGSILGVSTEEEPSARKIAQLVETIRKEQVRAVFIETSTAPELLQSLARDAGVKIGGTLYSDSVGAQGTAGDTYIKMLTANTRTIVEALGGTYTAFVPPSASK
- a CDS encoding metal ABC transporter ATP-binding protein, with amino-acid sequence MLTIANLSVRYRRNLALSEVNLAVEPRRIVGIIGPNGAGKSTLIKAVLDLIPAGGKVTLDGRPLRQQLHRVAYVPQRTAVDWDYPATVADVVMMGRCRHIGWLRRPGRPDREAVKSALERVGMTEYANRQIGELSGGQQQRVFLARALAQQADWLFLDEPFVGVDQTTEAVLFAIFRQLRDEGKTLLVVNHDLGEAVDHYDDILLLRNRVIAFGPREDVFTEANLAAAYGGLPGRFVYSGGGR
- a CDS encoding metal ABC transporter ATP-binding protein, with product MLSVRDLNVSYGLRPALERVSFDVEAGRLVGVVGPNGAGKSTLVKAIMGVVPRRSGAVLLEGEPLEKVRERVAYIPQRAGIDWDFPALVREVVAMGCVPRMGWLARPARADRERVEAAIERVGLADLAHRRIGELSGGQQQRAFIARALVQQARLFLFDEPFAGVDQYTERSILGIFEQLRDAGCALLIVNHDLGDVVRHYDDLLILRGEVVAYGPREDVFTQANLNRAYLGPVAAV
- a CDS encoding peptidylprolyl isomerase codes for the protein MSAVEQKINELEQLTQTAEFQALPPEERRRILDDYYRRELAPASVDRASFDKIFAAAWQAPPPVKAASERKQLNLTPVWLTLGLVGVTAVALTGLVFWTNNLQDISTQDDATLIKSLRGGDPVREDEVALRRSLPDTGPEVWEIEKALEQIAEPLKDGGWLEAKERTARVVDLLNRYEPQILARVPANARNRAVQAIAQVRANIRALEDKIQAKDITGSTLQARRTFWYLDLLELALLEEFRPEVPAEYRNLPRLEGGWAMVRFTTDRGPFVALVDGFNAPVTAGNFLDLVQRGFYNGLKITRAERFNLVQTGDPSGKGTGGFTDPATGKLRTIPMEVRPARKEAEITASQVIQRRVDYVQDRFELDPIKLREEMSNLHKRYIADDWKPVPYGKTIESYPALYYGPPGVFSMARYEKDPNSASSQFFISFSDPELNPTGKNLSDGKYANFGYITQGIRTLRQLKVGDTIQKAEILNCKAAAFNEYRELPPAGSSMYATREGPATNLETSCLPLPAPRLVSGP
- a CDS encoding N-acetylmuramoyl-L-alanine amidase, with the protein product MRLPLLSLLLGFGLLCTSAGATEPRVVDRPILFGPARRALTLDYIRLHYDPEARDIAIIPRMVVVHWTGDGNLTSAFATFTPDRLPSVRADLKKGGALNVSTHFVVDRDGTIYRLMDEKRLARHVIGLNWTAIGIENIGGPRRPLTDAQLAANAWLVRDLANRHPTIAYLIGHHEYGRFRGSLLWRERVAGYFTGKSDPGADFMARLRARLQELKLKDRP